AGCTTGAAAGGGAAATAAGGTCTTGGCTTGAGTTTTATGAGCAACACAGGGTTTCTGTAGCTATAGGTTCGGACTTGAGACCTTACAGCCTATCACAGCTTCTCACCTCCGAGTATTCCATATACGACCTTAAGAACTTTGGTGTAGAAATTCCAGATCACCCTTATGTTGCAGAAGAAGTGGAGATTGAGCTGAAGTATAAGCCTTATTTGGAAAGAGAAAGGAAGCTAAATGAAAAACTAAAAAAACTTGAGGACACCTCCATCCCAAAGGACATAGACTACGATAGTATTCCTGGGCTAACCAACGAAGCTAAGGAAAAGCTGAAGAAGTTTAGACCTTTGACTGTGGGACAAGCTAGTAGGATAGACGGCATAACGCCAGCAGCCATAACTGCCCTTTTGGCATACTTAGGAAAATTGGACTAAGATGATAATCTTCTTCATAGTCCTATACATGCTTATTACCTTGGTGGTAGGCATACTGGCTGGCAAACTTTTGGTTAAAAACTCAAAGGATTACTTACTTGCCGGCAGAAATCTTCCCTTTTATATGGCAACCTTTGTAGCCTTTGCCACTTGGTTTGGTTCAGAAACCGTTTTGGGTGCCTCTTCTGTAATGGCAAAGGAGGGGCTCTGGGGCGTTATTTCAGATCCTTTTGGTGCAGCGCTTTGTCTTGTTCTCGTGGGCCTTTTCTTTGCCAAACCCCTTTATAGGATGAACCTTCTGACCTTTGGAGATTTCTACAGAGTAAAGTATGGCAGAAAGGCAGAAATAGTAGCAAGTATTATGCTAATAGCCTCTTACTTTGGCTGGATAGGTGCCCAGATGGTTGCCATAGGCCTCATGCTTCACATTACTATCGGGATACCTCAAAGTGCTGGCATAGTGGTTGGTTCTTTTGTGGTGCTTTTATACACCTTTTTTGGAGGAATGTGGGCTATATCTCTGACGGACTTTATACAGACTGTGGTTATAGTTTTTGGCTTGGTCTTTGTGCTTTATGAGGTTTCCAATGGCTTTTCTGAGGTGGTTCCGGTAGTTGCATCCCAGCCTCCCGAATACTACAAGTTTTTCCCAAGCTTTAACTTAGAAGAGATCCTTTTGTTCATAAGCGGGCTTATAACCATAGGGCTTGGTTCCATACCTCAGCAGGATGTATTCCAGAGGGTAATGTCTTCAAGGTCGGAGAGGGTAGCTGTTCTTTCATCCATAGGCGCAGGGTTTATGTATCTGACGGTAGCCCTAATTCCACTGCTCTTAGCCATTTTTGCAAAGGTTAAGTATCCAAACCTGCTTGAGGTGGACCCTCAGCTTATGCTTCCTACCATGATCATGGAGCATACATCCCAGATAACAAAAATCCTGTTCTTTGGAGCTCTGCTTTCTGCTATTATGAGCACCGCAAGCAGTGCGATTTTAGCTCCAGCGGCTATTCTGAGCGAGAATTTACTTAGACCGATCTTTAATAACCTACCAGACAAATATTTTCTGTGGCTAACAAGGCTAAGCGTAGTTCTTATCACAGCTGTATCCTTAGTCTTTGCCCTTGGAGGTGAGTCTATATTTAGGCTTGTGGAAGGCTCTTCAGCTTTGAGCTTGGTCTCTCTTTTTGTCCCAATGGTGGGAGCGCTTTACTTTAAAGTTTCTGATCAGACCTCTGCCATAGCAAGCATGCTCTCTGGCTTCTCTGTTTGGGTGGTTTTGGAGTATATACTTCATTATCAGTTTGCGCTGCTTGCCGGACTTGCCACAAGCTTTGTTAGCTTTGTTCTGCTCCTTTTACGCTCCAAACTTAGAAAGTTTTAAAGAATGAGCGAGCATAAGGTTTATGAGTTTCTTCGCTGGAAAGATACCAAGCTCTCCCCTTAGACACTCCCTTTCGGTAAATCTGCCGGAAGTCATACCAAGAACATAGGGAGACTTTAAAAGAACTGGCACAGGATGCCACGAGTGGCCTTTAAGAACGGAAGGCGTGGAGTGGTCCCCTGTTATGACCAGCACATCCGGCTTTAGTTCAAGAATCTGTGGTAGTTTTCTGTCAAACTCTTCTATGACCTTAACCTTACCCTCCCAGTTTCCATCCTCTCCGTAGGAGTCTGTCTTTTTGATGTGTAAGAAGAAAAAGTCATAATCTTTCCATAACTCTCTCAGCACGCTTATCTGATCGTCTATGCTCTGACCTGGAACATCTATCACATCCATACCCACCAAACTTGCTAATCCCTTGTACATTGGATAGACCGCTATGGCGCATGCTTTCAGTCCAAACCTTTCCTCAAGGCTTTTGAGCTTAGGTTTTTGAGAAAAGCCTCTCAAAAGTATGTAATTCGCCTTAGGCTCGTCCCTTAAGACTTCCGAAGCCCTTTGCAGAAACTTTTTTACCACATCAGCTACTCTCCAAGACTGCTCGTTTTTTCCTATTGGTTCAAGGGGAGATCTACCTTCTTTTTGTGGATCGGTATCGTTTATAAGGGCGCTGTTTTCTGGAAGGGCTTGAGGAAATCTTAAAACTATAGCCAACCTGTGCTCCATACCCGCTTCCAAAAAAACCTCCACATCATCTATAAACCTTATGCTTTCCTTTAACTTCTGTGTAATCCTTCTGTTCTCTTCTGTAGGTATCCTTCCTGCCCTTCTGTCTTTAACTATGGCATGCCCATTCTGGTATTCTACAGTGGCGTAGTTGCCCCTTATGGCTATATCTGTTTCTCTTACAGTCAGCCCAAGTCCCAAAGCTTCCAGTATCCCCCTTCCTATCTGATACTCCACAGGGTCATATCCAAATATTCCCAGATGGCCTGGACCACTACCTGGAGTTATCCCATAATCCACCGGCAGGTGCATACCCAAGGCAGACTCCTTAGCTAATTGGTCCAAATTTGGAGTATTAGCTATTTCCAATTCGGTTTTTCCATCCTTTACCGGAAGCCCACCTATGCCATCAAGAACGACCAAAAGAATTTTACTGCTATTTTTTTGTATTAGATGTTCCAACATGGCTTTAAAATTTTAAAACATGGAGCTAATTGGTTTAGAGGATTTCATCAAGCTGGACATAAGGGTGGCAAGGGTTATATCTGCAGAAAGAGTAGAAGGCTCCGAAAAACTTCTCAAACTTAGAATATCCCTTGGAGACCAAGAGAGAACTATAGTGGCTGGCATAGCCAAACACTACTCACCCGAAGAACTTCTGGGAAAGAAAATAATAGTGCTTGCCAACCTAAAACCTAGAAAGATATTCGGCGTAGATTCTCAGGGTATGCTCTTGGCTGCCTCTGACGGAGAGCATCTTTCCATCCTAACACCAGAAAAAGACGTAAAAGAAGGTTCCAAAGTTGGCTAAGAAATGGAGAACCTATACTATAATATATTTTGTTAAAAGGAGGTAAAGCATGAGAAAAGTAGCTTTATTGATAGTATTTACTACATTTTCTGCAGCTGTAATATCGTGTGGTCAAGTGTCTTCCTCCAGAACTTACGAAGGTGCAGCCGTAGGCGGTACTGTAGGAGCGGCAGCCGGTGTATTGATAGATAAAGAAAACAGATGGAGAGGAGCTGTCATTGGCGGAGCCT
The genomic region above belongs to Thermocrinis sp. and contains:
- a CDS encoding sodium:solute symporter family protein, encoding MIIFFIVLYMLITLVVGILAGKLLVKNSKDYLLAGRNLPFYMATFVAFATWFGSETVLGASSVMAKEGLWGVISDPFGAALCLVLVGLFFAKPLYRMNLLTFGDFYRVKYGRKAEIVASIMLIASYFGWIGAQMVAIGLMLHITIGIPQSAGIVVGSFVVLLYTFFGGMWAISLTDFIQTVVIVFGLVFVLYEVSNGFSEVVPVVASQPPEYYKFFPSFNLEEILLFISGLITIGLGSIPQQDVFQRVMSSRSERVAVLSSIGAGFMYLTVALIPLLLAIFAKVKYPNLLEVDPQLMLPTMIMEHTSQITKILFFGALLSAIMSTASSAILAPAAILSENLLRPIFNNLPDKYFLWLTRLSVVLITAVSLVFALGGESIFRLVEGSSALSLVSLFVPMVGALYFKVSDQTSAIASMLSGFSVWVVLEYILHYQFALLAGLATSFVSFVLLLLRSKLRKF
- a CDS encoding 2,3-bisphosphoglycerate-independent phosphoglycerate mutase, whose amino-acid sequence is MLEHLIQKNSSKILLVVLDGIGGLPVKDGKTELEIANTPNLDQLAKESALGMHLPVDYGITPGSGPGHLGIFGYDPVEYQIGRGILEALGLGLTVRETDIAIRGNYATVEYQNGHAIVKDRRAGRIPTEENRRITQKLKESIRFIDDVEVFLEAGMEHRLAIVLRFPQALPENSALINDTDPQKEGRSPLEPIGKNEQSWRVADVVKKFLQRASEVLRDEPKANYILLRGFSQKPKLKSLEERFGLKACAIAVYPMYKGLASLVGMDVIDVPGQSIDDQISVLRELWKDYDFFFLHIKKTDSYGEDGNWEGKVKVIEEFDRKLPQILELKPDVLVITGDHSTPSVLKGHSWHPVPVLLKSPYVLGMTSGRFTERECLRGELGIFPAKKLINLMLAHSLKLSKFGA
- the metG gene encoding methionine--tRNA ligase subunit beta — translated: MELIGLEDFIKLDIRVARVISAERVEGSEKLLKLRISLGDQERTIVAGIAKHYSPEELLGKKIIVLANLKPRKIFGVDSQGMLLAASDGEHLSILTPEKDVKEGSKVG